Below is a genomic region from Actinomadura sp. NAK00032.
GACGTTGCTGAGCTGCGGCAGCCCGCTGGCGCGCAGCGCCTCCTTGGCCTCGCAGGCGCCGACGAACCCCACCGGCATGCCGATGACCAGCGCCGGGTCGACCCGGCGGGCGATGATCTCGAAGATCGCCTCGGGGGCGGAGCCGACCACCCAGACCGCGCCCGGCCCGACCTCGGAGTAGGACAGCCGGACGGCGGCGGCGGAGCGCGGGATGCCGGCGGCGCGCGCCATCCGGGCGGCGGCCGGGTCGGCGGCGTGGCAGATCGTCTCGCGCGCGGTGATCCCGGCGGCGACCATGCCCTCGTCGGTGACGATCGGCGCCCCGCCGCGCAGCGCGGCCCAGCCCTGGGCCAGGTGCTCCTCCCGGGTCAGCAGGTCCACCGCGTACTCCAGGTCGGCGGTGGCGTGGATCACCCGCTCGGCGACGGCGCGCCACAGCGGCGGCATCGGCGACAGGTCGACGCGGGACCGCAGGATCTCGTACGACCGGACCTCGATCGGGTGGGGCTGACGGACGGTCAACTGCGCTCCTCCAGTGCTCCGGATGCCTGCTTCCGGACGGGGTACCAGGGTTTCACGCCACGCCGGGCGGTATGTCCGGCTCGTCGGGCGGCGCGGGGATCGTCTCGATGGGACGGTCCGTCCGGGGCGCCCGCCGCGCCGGGGCCGGGACGTCCCGCTCCCCCCAGACGACGGCCACCGGATCTCCCGGCCGCTCCGGTGGGGTCAGCCGGGCCGCCTGGAGCTGGACGGCGCCGGAGGTGAAGCCGTGCTCATCCAGGATGTCCAGTATGACCTGAACGTCGGCGAGCGCGGGCACGGCGACGACACGGGACGGACTCAGCGCGGCGCACGCCCGGACGGCCTCCGCCCCGCCCCGCCCGGAGAACACGCCCGGCCCGAGGAACACGGCGTCTGGCCTGGGCAGGTGGCCTGCGGCGGACCCGACGTCCCCGGACGCCATCGCCACCTTGACCCCGTGCAGGCGCACGTTCCGCCGGACGCGCTCGCACGCCGCGTAGTCGCGGTCCAGGGCGACCACGGCGGCGCCGAAGCGCGCGCACTCGATGCCCACCGAGCCGTCGCCCGACTCCACGTCCCACACCATGTCGCCCAGGCCCGGCCCTAGCTTCGCCAGCACGAACGCCCGGACCTCCGGGCCCAGACCGGATCCGTCGCCGAAGGCGTCCGCAGGCAGCGCCCACCCGGCGGGCGTACGCGGAGGCCCGGAAGCCCAGCCCGTTTCACCGAGGGCGTGCCGGTTGTCCAGGACGAGCACCACATCAGGGCTGTTCCACGGACGCGTGGTGGCCTCAGCAGGACGGACGTACACGACCCGCTCCCCAGGCCCGCCCAGGTCTTCGCAGACCACGAACGAACGCGGCGTCACCGGGAACAGCGCGCGCGCCAGTTCCGCAGGCCCTGCACCAGGCCCGGTCAGCACGGCCACCTTCGGATGGGCTCGGCAGGCGTTCACCGCCTGCCTGAGGTGCCCGCCTCTGGCGGAGACGACGACAGCGTCCTCCCAGGGCAGCCCCGCCTGGGCGAACGCCCGCGCCAC
It encodes:
- a CDS encoding precorrin-8X methylmutase translates to MTVRQPHPIEVRSYEILRSRVDLSPMPPLWRAVAERVIHATADLEYAVDLLTREEHLAQGWAALRGGAPIVTDEGMVAAGITARETICHAADPAAARMARAAGIPRSAAAVRLSYSEVGPGAVWVVGSAPEAIFEIIARRVDPALVIGMPVGFVGACEAKEALRASGLPQLSNVSEKGGSAVAAAAVNALLYHEAARA
- the cbiE gene encoding precorrin-6y C5,15-methyltransferase (decarboxylating) subunit CbiE; amino-acid sequence: MLTVVGRDGSPLCGAAVAALESAALVVGEARLLDGLPLPPDARKVAADDVAAALRKVLDEADAGDQDVVLVVDGDPGYFGIVRELLEQGHAPEAIPATPLVARAFAQAGLPWEDAVVVSARGGHLRQAVNACRAHPKVAVLTGPGAGPAELARALFPVTPRSFVVCEDLGGPGERVVYVRPAEATTRPWNSPDVVLVLDNRHALGETGWASGPPRTPAGWALPADAFGDGSGLGPEVRAFVLAKLGPGLGDMVWDVESGDGSVGIECARFGAAVVALDRDYAACERVRRNVRLHGVKVAMASGDVGSAAGHLPRPDAVFLGPGVFSGRGGAEAVRACAALSPSRVVAVPALADVQVILDILDEHGFTSGAVQLQAARLTPPERPGDPVAVVWGERDVPAPARRAPRTDRPIETIPAPPDEPDIPPGVA